Below is a genomic region from Azoarcus sp. KH32C.
ATGCCGTTGCGACGACGCGCGCGGAAGCGCAGGCGGCGTTCGGCAACCCCGTCGTGTACATGGAGAAGTTCCTCGAGAACCCTCGCCACGTAGAAATCCAGGTGCTCGCCGACGAGCACGGCAACGCGGTTTACCTCGGCGAGCGCGACTGCTCGATGCAGCGCCGCCACCAGAAGGTGATCGAGGAAGCCCCTGCGCCCGGCATCGACCGCAAGACGATCGCCAAGGTCGGCGAACGCTGCGCCGAAGCCTGCCGCAAGATCGGCTACCGCGGCGCGGGCACCTTCGAGTTCCTGTTCGAGAACGGCGAGTTCTACTTCATCGAGATGAACACGCGCGTGCAGGTCGAGCACCCGGTCACCGAACTGATTACCGGCATCGACATCGTGCAGGCCCAAATCCGCATCGCGGCCAACGAGAAGCTGTGGTTCGGCCAGAAGGATATCGCCTTCCGCGGCCACGCGATCGAATGCCGCATCAACGCCGAAGACCCGTTCAAGTTCACGCCCTGCCCGGGCCGCATCACGAATTGGCACGTGCCCGGCGGCCCCGGCATCCGCGTCGATTCGCACGTGTACAACGGCTACATGATCCCGCCGCATTACGACTCGATGATCGGCAAGCTGATCGCCTACGGCGACACGCGCGAGCAGGCGCTGCGGCGCATGCGGATCGCACTGTCCGAAATGGCGGTCGAAGGCATCAAGACCAACATCGCGCTGCATCAGGAACTGATGCTCGACGCGCGCTTCATCGAAGGCGGCACCAGCATCCATTACCTGGAACACAAGCTGGCCGACCGCAACGAAGTGAAAAAGACCTGATCGAACGGAACGGACATGTGGATATCGGTCACGCTGCAGGCTGACGCCCGAAAGGCCGAGGCGCTCTCCGACGCCCTGATGGAGGCGGGGGCGCTGTCGGTCAGCATCGAGGACGCCGACGCCGGCACCGAGGCCGAAAAGCCGCAGTTCGGCGAACCCGGCCACCTCCCCGTGGGGCTGTGGGATCACAGCCGGGTGCTGGCGCTGTTCGATGCCGGTAGCGACATCGCGGTCGCGCTGGCCCGCGCGGCGGCGGAGGCCGGCTTCGATGTCGTTCCGCCGTTCACGCTGGAAGAAGTCGCCGAACAGAACTGGGTCCAGCTCACGCAAAGCCAGTTCGACCCGATCCAGATCAACGAGCGCATGTGGATCGTGCCCTCGTGGCACGACGCGCCGAACCCGGACGCGATCAATATCGAGCTCGATCCCGGCATGGCTTTCGGCACCGGATCGCACCCGACGACGCGGCTGTGCCTTGAGTGGCTATGCGATGCCGTGCAGCCCGGCGCGAATGTGCTCGACTACGGCTGCGGCTCGGGGATTCTCGGGATTGCGGCAGCACGTCTGGGTGCAGGCGACGTGCTCGGTATCGACATCGACGACAAGGCACTCGAAGCCGCGCAGGACAACGCGCAACGCAACAACGTATCGATCCGCTTGCAGCATTCGCGCGAGCCGCTCGACACCACCTTCAACGTCGTCGTCGCCAACATCCTGACCAATCCGCTGTGCGTGCTTGCGCCCGCGCTCGCCGCACGTGTCGCGCCCGGGGGCCGGATCGCGTTGTCGGGCGTGCTGGATACCCAGACCGATCAGGTCATCGCGGCTTACGCTCCCTTCCTCGAACTCCGCGTCGGAGCGACGCGCGAAGGCTGGGCGCGACTCGAAGGCTTCCGCCCGGCTGAAACGGGCGGCGTCCGCTGATGTTTGCGCGCTGCCCGGCCTGCCAGACAGTATTCCGGGTCCGGCCCGAGCAGCTGCGCACCCATGCGGGGCAGGTCCGCTGCGGACACTGCCTGAACGCGTTCGACGCACTCGACAACCTGTTGGAGGACGGCGCTTCGATGCCCGCGCCTGCAACGCCGTCGCCCGCCCCCCCGGTCGAACCGGCGCCGTCCGCACCGGAACATCCCGCGCCCGAGCTCTCCGCACCTGCGGCAGTGGAACCGCGGCGGGTGGATATGGACCTGACGGACCTGGATCTGACCGCGCCGAGTCCACCCGTGACGAAAGACGCGAGCGAACACTTCTTCGTACTGGAAGAGCGCGTCGCCGAGCCCAAGCCGGCGGAGCCGGCCTCGCCGCCCGATCTGGATTTCGATATCCCGGAAACGCTGGTTCCGTTCCGCCGCCGCGGCGCGCCCCCGCCCCCTCCCCGCCAAGTCCAAACAACACCTTCGCCTGGGGGCCACGACTTCGTCTTCGAGCCGATCGAGTTCATTGAGCCGCCACCGCCCGGCCCGGCATCGCCCGTCGCAAGGTCGGCGCAGAACGACGCGGAACCGAAATCATCCGTCTCGGACAGCGAAGCCCCCCTGATGGACTCCGACACGGTGCAGGAGACGTCTTCAGCCGCGCTCCATCCCTGGGAGCACGAGCCCGCCGACAGGATCGAGCCTCGGCTGACAACGCCCGCCGAGCAGCAACCTGTTTCCCCGGCAGCGGAACCACCCCCGCTGATCGGCGGAATCGCGGCTCGGGCCGACGAGGAACGCGCGGACGAGCCCCCTGAGTCCGAAGCCGAGGGGACGGTCAATGACTACGCTCCGCCCACTCAATCAGCGATGAAGCGTTGGCTGCTCGGACTGGGGATGGGGGTACTGGCGGGAACACTGGCGGCGCAAGCGGCCTACATCTTCCGCGACGACATCGCGCGCGACTGGCCGGCGCTCCGGCCCGCGCTGCAGGCTGCCTGCACGCGCTTGAACTGCACAATCACGCTTCCCCGGGTTGCAGCCCAGATCAGCGTAGACGCCTCCGACCTGCAGTCGGAACCCGGCCGGCCCGGACGCTACACGCTGAGCGCCACGATCCGCAACCGGGCCGAGTACGCGCAGGCCTATCCGCACCTCGAACTGACGCTGACCGACGCTCGGGACCGCGCACTCGCCCGACGCGTGCTGGCGCCAGCGGATTGGGCGCCCGGTGCCGACCTCGAGCGCGGCCTCGCGGCGGGACGCGAAATCACGATCAACCTCCCCTTCGAGGCCACCGGCTTGAGCGCAGCCGGTTATCGCATCTATGTCTTCTATCCCTGACCCGATACGCGGCACCACTGCCATGGAACCTTCGCCCCACAAGGCCGGCACCGAAAGCCCCTTCAAGGGCAAGCGCGGCCTCATGCGCGTATTCAACGCCCTTCGCTATTCCATGGACGGACTGAGTGCGGCATTCCTCCATGAAGACGCCTTCCGCCAGGAATGCATCCTCGCCGCAATCCTGATTCCGGTCGCCTTTTTCGTCCCCACGAGCGGGGCGGGAAAGGCGCTGCTAGTCGGCAGCGTGCTGCTGGTGATGGTCGTCGAGCTGATCAACTCGGCCATCGAGGCGACGGTCGACCGCGTGTCGCTCGAGCGTCACCAACTCGCGAAGCGGGCCAAGGATATTGGCAGCGCTGCAGTCCTGATCGCACTGATCAACCTGGCAGCGACCTGGGGCCTGGTGATCCTCGGCTGAGGAGGACCGCAGAGGCGGCCACTGTCCGGCGGCCGCCCCAACGCAAGAACCTTAACGGCTCACGCGGGTCGTACCGCCGTCACGCACCACGCGCACCGATTCACCCGGGCGGAAGCCTTCGCCGTGGTCGTCCTGCACCACGGCAAGGATCTGGCCGTTGTCGAGGCGTACCGTCACTTCGACGCCGTCGGAGCGCGTCACGCCCTCTTCAATCGCCGAGCCGGCGAGGCCGCCGGCCACGGCGCCGACCACGGCACCGATCGCCGATCCGCGCTTGCCGCCGACACCGCTGCCTGCGATGCCACCCACTGCGGCCCCCGCCAGCGTGCCCACCGGAGTCTTCGTCCCCTCGAGCTTCACCGGCCGCACCGACTCAACCACCGCATACTGAACCGACATCGCGCGGCGCGCTTCGCCGCGCGAATAGGTGTCGCCTCCCAGCCCGCTGGCGCAGCCGCCGATCCCCGACATTGCGAATACGAGCGCGAGACTCCCCGCGATACGCCGCATACCGATACCCATCACCATAGCGTTTCCCCGAATGCTGCCCGGAAGCGGGCGGAAATTTCGTCGCGGCTGGGGGCGTGATTCTGCCCCCCGCGGCTCGCAATCTTGATCGACCCCATCAGCGACGCCAGGCGTCCCGTGCGAGTCCAGTCGAACCCGTTGGCGATGCCATAGAGCAAGCCTGCACGATGGGCGTCGCCACAGCCGGTCGGGTCGACGACCTCGTCGGGCTGTACCGCGGGGATGTCGATGCAGCGGCCCTCCGCGTAGATGCGGGAGCCTTCCGGCCCGAGCGTGACGATCAAGGCATCGACCATCGCGGCCAGTTGCTCCTGCGAACACCCCGTCCGCTCGCACAACAACCGGACTTCGTAATCGTTGACCGTGCAGTAATTGGCCAGTTTCAGGCAGTGCAGCAACTCTTCGCCGGAGAAGAGCGGCATCCCCTGCCCCGGATCGAAGATGAACGGAATCCCCGCTTCGGCGAACTGGGCGGCATGGTTCAGCATGCCGTCGCGGCCGTCGGGCGAAACGATTCCCAGCGTCGCGCCGGCCGCATCCTGCACCCGATTGAGGTGCGACTGACTCATCGCACCGGGGTGGAAGGCAGTGATCTGGTTGTCGTCCAGGTCGGTGGTGATGAAGGCCTGCGCCGTGAAACTGCCGGGCACGAGGCGAACGTGATCCTGACGCAGGCCAAGCCGCTCGAGGTGCTGTCGGTACGGCCCAGCATCCTCGCCAACAGTCGCCATGATCAGTGGGGCGGCGCCGAGCAGGCCGAGGTTGTAGGCGATGTTGCCCGCACACCCGCCGAATTCCCGCCGCATGTCCGGCACGAGAAACGAGACATTCAGGATGTGAATCTGCTCCGGCAGGATGTGCCGCTTGAACTGGTCATGGAAAACCATGATCGTGTCGTAGGCGATGGAGCCGCAGACGAGGATGGACATGTGAAATCCCGGGGTGGCAAAGCCGGCATTATAGGACTCCTGCAGGCGTCCCGCCGTCACCATCCCGTAACTCTTCAGTCATGGGGCTGCAACGCAGCCCATTGAAAATGCGCCAACATCATGACTCGAGGAGTCGCGCATGCTGCAACAAGCCCTGCATTCCGACAATCGGACAAGCCCGAGCCTGCATGTGGGCCTGGCACGCTGTGAAACGGAGATTCTCGACGCGCAGCGCCTGCGCTACCGCGTATTCGCGGAAGAAATGGGCGCCCGCCTGAACAGCCGCACGCCGGGCGTCGATCGGGACATCTTCGACCCGTATTGCGACCATCTGGTGGTGCGCGACGAAGCGCAAGGCCGCATCGTCGGCACCTACCGCATCCTGTCGCCCTCGGCAGCGCGCAAGGTCGGCGGCTACTATTCAGAAAGCGAATTCGACCTCACCCGCCTGCAGCACCTGCGCAGCCGTCTGGTCGAGATCGGGCGTTCATGCATCGACCCCGACTATCGCAGCGGCGCCGTGATTGCCCTGCTGTGGTCCGGTCTCGCCCGCTACATGCAGGAAAACGGCTACGATTACCTGATCGGCTGCGCCTCGGTCAGCATGGCCGACGGCGGACATCAGGCCGCGAGCCTGTACAATCGCCTCAAGGAAACCCATTCGGCTCCGCCCGAGTACCACGTTTTCGCCCGCTGCCCCTTGCCGCTCGACCGCCTGCGCACCGACGTCGCCGGCTCGACGCCGCCGCTGATCAAGGGCTATCTGCGCGCTGGAGCGTGGATCTGCGGGGCGCCGGCCTGGGATCCCGACTTCAACACCGCCGACCTCCCGATCATGCTGCCGATGCGCCAGGTCGAAGGCCGCTACGCTAAACATTTCCTGGGACGCGCAGACTGAACACTCAAACCGCAAGCATCGCACCGTCGGCGCCGGCCCTTGGCGCATCGGCGCCGGTCCGCGCCTGGCGTTATCTCCGGCTCGCGTTGCATCTGGCCGCGGGCGTCGTGACGGCGCTGACCGTCTTTCCTGCCGTCCCGGACGCGGCCCGCAGGCATCTGCGGCAACGCTGGTCACGGCGCCTGCTGGCCGTTCTCGGCGTCGATCTGAAGCGGCACGGGGTCGCGATCGCGCCGGGCAGCCTGCTCGTCGCCAACCATATTTCCTGGCTGGACGTCTTTGTCATCAACGCCCTCGCACCGTCCGCGTTCGTCTCAAAAGCGGAGGTCAGAGCGTGGCCCGTGATCGGCTGGCTCGCGGCACACAACGAGACCGTCTTCCTGCGCCGCGGCAGCCGTGGTCACGCGAAGATCATCAATGCGGAGATCGGTACGCTGCTTGACGCCGGAAGGAACGTCACCATCTTTCCCGAAGGAACGACGACCGACGGCAGCCACGTGCTGCATTTCCACGCAGCCTTGCTGCAACCGGCGATCGAGGCCGGACATGCGATCCAGCCGCTGGCCATCTCGTATCACCTGGTGGACGGCAGCCGCACCCGGGCCGCGGCCTACGACGGCGACCTCAGCCTGGGCGATTGCATCGCGAACATCGTCGCCACTCCGCGCATCGTCGTGCGCGTCTCGGCAATGCTAGCGATCGAAAGCACCTTCGGTTCTCGCCGGGAAATCGCGCACGAGGCTCACCGCCGGATCACCGCGGCGGTCCAACGTGCGGAGAACGTCGCCGGCTAGAGGATCGGGGCGCTCACTGTGGCTTCGCCGATACCTGGAACACTGCTCCATCGTCGAGGCGCACCGCGGTCAGCGCGTTGCCCCACACGCAACCGGAGTCGAGGGCAATCAGTCCCGGTTCGCGGTAAAAACCCAGCGCAGACCAGTGGCCGCAGACAATCGTATGCGAGCGACTCAAGCGCCCCGGGACTTTGAACCAGGGCACCGTCCCCGCAGGCCCCTGTCCCGGCGGGCCCTTCGCCCGCAGCGCCATGCGGCCGTCTGCAGAGCAGAATCGGAGCCGCGTCATCGCATTGACGATGACGCGCAGCCTGTCCCATCCCTCGAGATCGTCCGACCATTCCTCAGGGCGGTTTCCGGCCAGGTGCAGCAGTAGCTTCTTCCGATCCGGCCCTCGCAGCACATCAGAAACCTCCCGGGACAGCGCAAGAGCCTCCGCGATCGTCCAACCGGGAAGCAGGCCAGCATGCAACATCGCGTGCGAGCCTTCGACATGCATCAGCGGCAAACTGGCCAGCCACGCCAGAAGCTCCTCGCGGTCCGGAGCGTTGAGGACGTCGAACAAGGTATCGTCGTCATCCAGACGCTTATGGCCGGCCGCGACCATCAGCAAGTAGAGATCGTGATTGCCGAGCACTATTGTCGCGGCGCTTCCCAGTCCCTTGAGACCGCGCAGGGTCTGCAGGGACTCGGGGCCCCGGTTCACGAGGTCACCCACGACCCATAAGCGATCGGCCACGGGGTCGAAATGAATGTGATGCAGCAGCCGCTGCAACACCGAAAAACAGCCTTGAATATCGCCAATTGCGTAGATTGCCATGCTGCCTGCGGCCGCCGTATAGCGGTCCGTATTCCGAAAGCCTGAATTTTAAACTCAGTCTTCCCACGGCGAACTACGGCAGTGCGCGCCGCTCATCCTGAACGTCGCCGTGACGCACGACGCGCAAAGTCGGGCGTCCGCGTGGAGGCTGGTACTCCGGCACCCAGCGCTGCAGTATTCTACGCACCTCCTCATCCCCGACAACGCCGGGCTGTACAAGCCAGGACTTCAAATCTGCGAAAAAAGCAGGCGCGACCGACCGGGATCTGGCAATACGCAGTTTCGCGTGGGGGGTCTCCCGAGTCTTCTCAGCGTCGGCGAGCAGTTCCTCATAGAGTTTTTCACCGGGACGCAAACCCGTGAATTCGATGCGAATCTCCCCCTCCGTATAACCGGACAGGCGAATCATGTTGCGAGCGAGATCGACGATCTTCACTGGATCACCCATGTCGAGCACGAAAATCTCCCCGCCCTGCCCCATGGCCGCAGCCTGCAGGACGAGTTGCGCGGCCTCCGGAATGGACATGAAGTAGCGCGTGATTTCCGGATGGGTCACCGTGACCGGACCGCCTCGGGCAATCTGTTCCTGGAACTTTGGAATCACGCTGCCGGTACTGCCGAGCACATTGCCGAAGCGCACTATCTCGAATTGCGTGCCCTGACCACGCTGCTGCAAAGCGTGGCAGACAAGTTCAGCCAAGCGCTTGCTTGCACCCATGACGTTGGTCGGATTCACCGCCTTGTCTGTGGAGACCAGGATGAAACGCCCAGCCCCATGATGTTGCGCAGCCTCACCGACACGCAATGTGCCGAGCACATTATTCCGGACCGCCTGCCAAGCGTTAGCCGATTCCATTAGGGGTACGTGCTTGTAGGCAGCAGCATGGAACACGACTTCAGGACGCCAAGCGGCAAACACCTCATCGAGGCGAGCAGCATCCTTGACGTCTCCCGCGAGGGACACAATTTCGAGTCCCTGTGCGTGATTCGCGAACCACTGCTCCATCGTGTACAGCGCGAATTCATTCTGCTCATACAGAACCACACGACGTGGTGCAAAGCGCGCTAGTTGCCGACACAATTCACTGCCGATAGACCCGCCAGCCCCGGTGACCAGCACGACCTTACCCTTAAACATCGCCTCGATATGCGGAGTGTCGATCCACACAGGCTCGCGCCCCAAGAGATCCTCGATCTCGACCCGACGAAGAGAGGACACCGCAACCCGCCCGGCCATCACGTCTTCGAGCCCAGGCACCATAAAGACCTTCGCTCCGGCATGCACGGCAAGATCAGTCGCCGCACGCCTAACCTTCGTCGCTGCCGACGGCATGGCCAAGATCACATGTTCGACGCGTTCATTCACCAGAATTTGCGGTAACGCCTTTACCGGTCCGAGCACCGGCAGTCCAAGAAGCTCACGCCCCCACTTGTCCGAGTCGTCATCAACCAGCCCAACCACCCGCCAATCCGGGCTGCGCTGGAGCTCGCGCAGCAGCATCGCCCCACCGCGCCCGGCCCCCACCACAACCACCGGTTTGCCCTTTGCTATCAACCCACCGTAGAGCCGGTGCTCCTTCCACATACGGTAGGCTGCACGCCCTCCCGCCATGATCAGGACGAGCAACATCGGATAGAGAATGAGTGTCGAACGAGGCACCCCAGGCGAGGCCCGGTAAACCGCCACAAACGCCCACACAGCGAGCGATGAAATCGCTACGGCACGAAGTACACGAGCCAAATCGGGCAGACTTGCAAACACCCATATGCCGCGATACAGACCAGCCCGCTTACAGACAACCGCATGCGTCGGAAGAAGCACGAGCAGGCCCCATGCAATCTGCACTCCATACTCAGCAGGCCACTCAAAATTGAAACGCAAGACGTATGTCGTCACCCAAGCTGTACACGCAGCGGCCAAGTCAAACAGGAGGACGAAAGCGGAACGGCTCAAGCGCTTCATTCTGAACGGTTCCTTCTGACGGGGTTGGGGATGCGCAACGATGCCGTCTGGATTGTAGCGGATATTGGCCCCAGCCTACTGCAGCGCAACATTTAGGCACAAGATGAATGCCCAAAAGGAGCAACAACAGCAAAGCTAAATGTCAACGTATCGAATCCGCCGCTTCTCCGGCACGTAGAGCGATCGCGATCGCAAGCAAAGGTGCATATGCTATTGCAATCGCAACAACTCCATCAAGCAGCCCTGCGCCGACGCACAACGAAATCGGCAGAAGCCAGAACATATTGATTGCGGCAACAGCCAAGGTCACGGGTAGATGACGCCCCCAACGTTGCGCCGCATGCTGGTAGGCGTGGCTGCGATGAGCCTCATACACGCGCTCACCACGACACAGGCGCCGCAGGAGTGTCCACGTCGCATCGACGATGAATACGCCGAGCAGGATCAGCCAACTCCAGAGCCAAGCCGGCGACACCCAAGCCGCCTGTATGGACAGAGTCCCTAGCACGATACCAAGGAAGCCGCTGCCCGCATCACCCATGAATATCTTCGCAGGCGGAAAGTTCCAGTAGAGGAATCCCCCCACCGCCGCGGCGAGCACCAAGGGCAAAAACATCAGGTCCGGCCGCCCGCCGAGGAAGTAGAGCAGCGCTCCTCCCACGCAAACGCATATAGCCTCGACACTGGCGATGCCATCAATGCCGTCCATGAAATTGTACAAATTCAACAGCCACACAAGATAGACCGCCGCAAATGTCGCGCCGACCCATCCAAAGTCCATCGGCGTGCCAAACCAGTCCAATCGCGGAGCTCCGTCGAGCAACACAAGTGCCCATGCAGCCGCGACAAAATGCGCGAGGAGACGCCAGCGCGCCGCAAGGTGACGATGGTCGTCGATAAAGCCAACCACGGCGACCAAAACGCCGGCCCCAAGGATCGCCCACGAGCCGCTCGGCTCTGCGCGCCCCAGGAACGTCAAAATCGAAACCGCACACAGAAACGTCAATACGATCGCGACGCCCCCTCCGCGGGGAGTGGGAACCGAATGGGAACTGCGGGCATTCGGAATATCCATAAGGCTCCGCGCAAGCGCATAGCGCCGCAGCCCCCACGTCATCCCCCCCGCGAATATCGCCGCGAGCGTGAGCAGCCATACAAAGTCGGTCACTCCAGAACCCCCTCTGCCGCTCGGCGCAACCCCTCATCGACGCTAATCGAAGGGCTCCAGCCGAGCAGCACACACGCTTTTGAAATATCGACTTCAAGATTTCCGCATAACCGCCGAAGCAGCGCCTCCCGGCCAGTCAACTTCGCCCCCGCGCGCAACGCCCACACGGGCACGGGCAGCAGTCGCGCCGATACGCCCATGGCTGCGGCCAACCTGCGCAGGAGATCCGCTGTCGACAGGTCCTCGCCGTCGCCCGCGAGAAAGACCTGATTCGCCGCCCCCGGATGATTCAGACACGTCACGATCAAATCAACCAAGTTGTCCAAGCCGACCATGGAACGGCGATTTTGCTCGACGGCCCCGAACGGCAAGGGTATGCCGCGCTTCAGCCATTGCATCATCGTCAGAAAGTTCGCCTTAACGCCCGGTCCATACACAAGCGGCGGACGAATGACGACCACCTCCATCCCGCTCTCCGCTGCCAAGGCCTCCAAGCCGGCCTCCGCTTCCGCCTTGGAAATTGCGTAGGCGTCCTGCGGCGCGCGACGGTCCGAAGCCCTGAACCGTTGGCCCGGCGAACTCTCTTCCCCATTCACTTTGATCGAGCTGATGAAGATAAAGCGACGGACACCCTGCGCGGCCGCCTGGCGGGCGAGGTTTAAAGTACCTTCCACGTTCACGGCCCGAAATGCGCCGATCGAATCCGTCGCGGACTCGCGCATCACATGAACACGCGCAGCCGTGTGAATTACCGCACGACACCCTGCCAGCACGGGCGACCAATCACCGCCCGCCTCCAGCGGCGGCCCCACCACGCAGCCCGCAGCCGCAGCAGCGTTGCGGATCACGCCCACGACCGGCATGGATTCATGCCGCAACCGCGCAACCACGGCCGAACCGACTAGACCGTTCGCGCCGGTTACCACGACGCCGCCCGCGTCGCATCTATCTGAAGCGGTCACACGTGATCTCGAACACAATCAGTTATGTTTGGAAGCCGCCCGCGATGCTTCAGAAAATAACGCGCCATGCTCGCCAAATGCCATCCCAGGTGCCGCAAGCTCCTCCGAC
It encodes:
- the accC gene encoding acetyl-CoA carboxylase biotin carboxylase subunit, whose translation is MFEKILIANRGEIALRVLRACRELGIRTVAVHSEADTEAKYVKLADESVCIGPAASGLSYLNVPAIISAAEVTDAEAIHPGYGFLSENADFAERVEQSGFVFIGPRPDTIRLMGDKVSAKDAMKATGVPCVPGSDGALPDDPKAIIKIARGIGYPVIIKAAGGGGGRGMRVVHTEAALLNAVATTRAEAQAAFGNPVVYMEKFLENPRHVEIQVLADEHGNAVYLGERDCSMQRRHQKVIEEAPAPGIDRKTIAKVGERCAEACRKIGYRGAGTFEFLFENGEFYFIEMNTRVQVEHPVTELITGIDIVQAQIRIAANEKLWFGQKDIAFRGHAIECRINAEDPFKFTPCPGRITNWHVPGGPGIRVDSHVYNGYMIPPHYDSMIGKLIAYGDTREQALRRMRIALSEMAVEGIKTNIALHQELMLDARFIEGGTSIHYLEHKLADRNEVKKT
- the prmA gene encoding 50S ribosomal protein L11 methyltransferase, giving the protein MWISVTLQADARKAEALSDALMEAGALSVSIEDADAGTEAEKPQFGEPGHLPVGLWDHSRVLALFDAGSDIAVALARAAAEAGFDVVPPFTLEEVAEQNWVQLTQSQFDPIQINERMWIVPSWHDAPNPDAINIELDPGMAFGTGSHPTTRLCLEWLCDAVQPGANVLDYGCGSGILGIAAARLGAGDVLGIDIDDKALEAAQDNAQRNNVSIRLQHSREPLDTTFNVVVANILTNPLCVLAPALAARVAPGGRIALSGVLDTQTDQVIAAYAPFLELRVGATREGWARLEGFRPAETGGVR
- a CDS encoding zinc-ribbon and DUF3426 domain-containing protein gives rise to the protein MFARCPACQTVFRVRPEQLRTHAGQVRCGHCLNAFDALDNLLEDGASMPAPATPSPAPPVEPAPSAPEHPAPELSAPAAVEPRRVDMDLTDLDLTAPSPPVTKDASEHFFVLEERVAEPKPAEPASPPDLDFDIPETLVPFRRRGAPPPPPRQVQTTPSPGGHDFVFEPIEFIEPPPPGPASPVARSAQNDAEPKSSVSDSEAPLMDSDTVQETSSAALHPWEHEPADRIEPRLTTPAEQQPVSPAAEPPPLIGGIAARADEERADEPPESEAEGTVNDYAPPTQSAMKRWLLGLGMGVLAGTLAAQAAYIFRDDIARDWPALRPALQAACTRLNCTITLPRVAAQISVDASDLQSEPGRPGRYTLSATIRNRAEYAQAYPHLELTLTDARDRALARRVLAPADWAPGADLERGLAAGREITINLPFEATGLSAAGYRIYVFYP
- a CDS encoding diacylglycerol kinase, which produces MEPSPHKAGTESPFKGKRGLMRVFNALRYSMDGLSAAFLHEDAFRQECILAAILIPVAFFVPTSGAGKALLVGSVLLVMVVELINSAIEATVDRVSLERHQLAKRAKDIGSAAVLIALINLAATWGLVILG
- a CDS encoding glycine zipper 2TM domain-containing protein; its protein translation is MVMGIGMRRIAGSLALVFAMSGIGGCASGLGGDTYSRGEARRAMSVQYAVVESVRPVKLEGTKTPVGTLAGAAVGGIAGSGVGGKRGSAIGAVVGAVAGGLAGSAIEEGVTRSDGVEVTVRLDNGQILAVVQDDHGEGFRPGESVRVVRDGGTTRVSR
- a CDS encoding carbohydrate kinase family protein translates to MSILVCGSIAYDTIMVFHDQFKRHILPEQIHILNVSFLVPDMRREFGGCAGNIAYNLGLLGAAPLIMATVGEDAGPYRQHLERLGLRQDHVRLVPGSFTAQAFITTDLDDNQITAFHPGAMSQSHLNRVQDAAGATLGIVSPDGRDGMLNHAAQFAEAGIPFIFDPGQGMPLFSGEELLHCLKLANYCTVNDYEVRLLCERTGCSQEQLAAMVDALIVTLGPEGSRIYAEGRCIDIPAVQPDEVVDPTGCGDAHRAGLLYGIANGFDWTRTGRLASLMGSIKIASRGGQNHAPSRDEISARFRAAFGETLW
- a CDS encoding GNAT family N-acetyltransferase, with the protein product MLQQALHSDNRTSPSLHVGLARCETEILDAQRLRYRVFAEEMGARLNSRTPGVDRDIFDPYCDHLVVRDEAQGRIVGTYRILSPSAARKVGGYYSESEFDLTRLQHLRSRLVEIGRSCIDPDYRSGAVIALLWSGLARYMQENGYDYLIGCASVSMADGGHQAASLYNRLKETHSAPPEYHVFARCPLPLDRLRTDVAGSTPPLIKGYLRAGAWICGAPAWDPDFNTADLPIMLPMRQVEGRYAKHFLGRAD
- a CDS encoding 1-acyl-sn-glycerol-3-phosphate acyltransferase — translated: MHLAAGVVTALTVFPAVPDAARRHLRQRWSRRLLAVLGVDLKRHGVAIAPGSLLVANHISWLDVFVINALAPSAFVSKAEVRAWPVIGWLAAHNETVFLRRGSRGHAKIINAEIGTLLDAGRNVTIFPEGTTTDGSHVLHFHAALLQPAIEAGHAIQPLAISYHLVDGSRTRAAAYDGDLSLGDCIANIVATPRIVVRVSAMLAIESTFGSRREIAHEAHRRITAAVQRAENVAG
- a CDS encoding symmetrical bis(5'-nucleosyl)-tetraphosphatase; protein product: MAIYAIGDIQGCFSVLQRLLHHIHFDPVADRLWVVGDLVNRGPESLQTLRGLKGLGSAATIVLGNHDLYLLMVAAGHKRLDDDDTLFDVLNAPDREELLAWLASLPLMHVEGSHAMLHAGLLPGWTIAEALALSREVSDVLRGPDRKKLLLHLAGNRPEEWSDDLEGWDRLRVIVNAMTRLRFCSADGRMALRAKGPPGQGPAGTVPWFKVPGRLSRSHTIVCGHWSALGFYREPGLIALDSGCVWGNALTAVRLDDGAVFQVSAKPQ
- a CDS encoding nucleoside-diphosphate sugar epimerase/dehydratase yields the protein MKRLSRSAFVLLFDLAAACTAWVTTYVLRFNFEWPAEYGVQIAWGLLVLLPTHAVVCKRAGLYRGIWVFASLPDLARVLRAVAISSLAVWAFVAVYRASPGVPRSTLILYPMLLVLIMAGGRAAYRMWKEHRLYGGLIAKGKPVVVVGAGRGGAMLLRELQRSPDWRVVGLVDDDSDKWGRELLGLPVLGPVKALPQILVNERVEHVILAMPSAATKVRRAATDLAVHAGAKVFMVPGLEDVMAGRVAVSSLRRVEIEDLLGREPVWIDTPHIEAMFKGKVVLVTGAGGSIGSELCRQLARFAPRRVVLYEQNEFALYTMEQWFANHAQGLEIVSLAGDVKDAARLDEVFAAWRPEVVFHAAAYKHVPLMESANAWQAVRNNVLGTLRVGEAAQHHGAGRFILVSTDKAVNPTNVMGASKRLAELVCHALQQRGQGTQFEIVRFGNVLGSTGSVIPKFQEQIARGGPVTVTHPEITRYFMSIPEAAQLVLQAAAMGQGGEIFVLDMGDPVKIVDLARNMIRLSGYTEGEIRIEFTGLRPGEKLYEELLADAEKTRETPHAKLRIARSRSVAPAFFADLKSWLVQPGVVGDEEVRRILQRWVPEYQPPRGRPTLRVVRHGDVQDERRALP
- a CDS encoding glycosyltransferase family 4 protein; its protein translation is MTDFVWLLTLAAIFAGGMTWGLRRYALARSLMDIPNARSSHSVPTPRGGGVAIVLTFLCAVSILTFLGRAEPSGSWAILGAGVLVAVVGFIDDHRHLAARWRLLAHFVAAAWALVLLDGAPRLDWFGTPMDFGWVGATFAAVYLVWLLNLYNFMDGIDGIASVEAICVCVGGALLYFLGGRPDLMFLPLVLAAAVGGFLYWNFPPAKIFMGDAGSGFLGIVLGTLSIQAAWVSPAWLWSWLILLGVFIVDATWTLLRRLCRGERVYEAHRSHAYQHAAQRWGRHLPVTLAVAAINMFWLLPISLCVGAGLLDGVVAIAIAYAPLLAIAIALRAGEAADSIR